In one window of Halopiger aswanensis DNA:
- a CDS encoding polysaccharide deacetylase family protein, which produces MSQQRSTTRRRVLALASATGLAGVAGCADRLSSVTDRAADNNESGNETATDAEVEAGSGPAALADGVPPLETEYDSREQYGQPGESLDDFSDLEQWEIVQGSGEADADVVFDGEQSLHLRSDGEENIVARRSLEGEDLTETDLSFAVRTTTPQNLTINLRIVDQFGSARVYSLREVTYRAPDVGWFRSSPGVFEEDEYAPAMDHLDRLEVQVLHTMDEAEVWIDDLRTHDKPDQGYVMLVWDDGMRDYYETAAPLHDEFGFRTVQAPIPRWTEQGRDGVMSVSELLERQDEGDQIVVHGTHEPIHEYDDEGAVETRLRQDKRWYIDNGFEGANYIVFPHNSFDRTSLEYATDYHYGGGFNQAGNVNTTGVRGFDPMVLPRTIAHDFEISKRCVDLAAAHNQCTILNFHAFDADNTLSADEYEALLEHIDDADIEVITFDDLWELRTAQHY; this is translated from the coding sequence ATGTCACAGCAACGTTCGACGACGCGTCGACGCGTCCTCGCACTCGCCAGTGCGACCGGACTCGCCGGCGTCGCGGGCTGTGCGGATCGACTCAGCTCCGTTACCGACCGCGCCGCCGACAACAACGAGAGCGGCAACGAAACGGCGACCGACGCCGAGGTCGAAGCGGGGTCGGGCCCGGCGGCGCTCGCGGACGGCGTCCCGCCGCTCGAGACCGAGTACGACAGCCGCGAGCAGTACGGCCAGCCCGGCGAGTCGCTGGACGACTTCAGCGACCTCGAGCAGTGGGAGATCGTCCAGGGGTCGGGCGAGGCGGACGCGGACGTCGTCTTCGACGGCGAGCAGAGCCTCCACCTCCGATCCGACGGTGAGGAGAACATCGTCGCCCGGCGCAGTCTCGAGGGCGAGGACCTGACGGAGACGGATCTCTCCTTTGCGGTTCGGACGACCACGCCGCAGAATCTCACGATCAACCTGCGGATCGTCGACCAGTTCGGAAGCGCGCGGGTGTACTCGCTGCGCGAGGTCACGTACCGCGCGCCCGACGTCGGCTGGTTCCGATCGTCTCCGGGCGTCTTCGAGGAGGACGAGTACGCACCCGCGATGGACCACCTCGACCGACTCGAGGTGCAGGTGCTGCACACGATGGACGAGGCCGAGGTCTGGATCGACGACCTGCGGACCCACGACAAGCCCGATCAGGGGTACGTCATGCTCGTCTGGGACGACGGCATGCGCGACTACTACGAGACGGCCGCACCGCTGCACGACGAGTTCGGCTTCCGGACCGTTCAGGCGCCGATTCCGCGGTGGACCGAGCAGGGCCGCGACGGCGTCATGTCCGTCTCGGAACTGCTGGAGCGCCAGGACGAGGGCGACCAGATCGTCGTCCACGGCACGCACGAACCGATCCACGAGTACGACGACGAAGGGGCGGTCGAAACGCGGCTCCGGCAGGACAAGCGCTGGTACATCGACAACGGGTTCGAGGGGGCGAACTACATCGTCTTCCCGCACAACAGCTTCGACCGGACGAGCCTCGAGTACGCGACCGACTACCACTACGGCGGCGGCTTCAATCAGGCCGGAAACGTCAATACGACGGGCGTCCGCGGCTTCGATCCGATGGTGCTCCCGCGGACGATCGCCCACGACTTCGAGATCTCCAAGCGGTGCGTGGATCTCGCCGCGGCGCACAATCAGTGTACCATCCTGAACTTCCACGCGTTCGACGCGGACAACACGCTGTCCGCGGACGAATACGAGGCGCTGCTCGAGCACATCGACGACGCCGATATCGAGGTCATCACTTTCGACGACCTCTGGGAACTGCGCACGGCGCAGCACTACTGA
- a CDS encoding PAS domain S-box protein translates to MTNGNGNGHGPRASPGSSDPSTRERTNEDRDYQFRALVEAVEEYAIFRLDPEGTVVSWNTGAERIKGYSAAEIVGRHFSTFYTDDDRAAGVPERNLAAAVDNGSVEDEGWRVRADGSRFWANVTITAIRGDDGDLEGFAKVTRDMTDRKRAEEEHQLHVSVSHSLAEAASLEEGLLAVLEEVCQWTDWEVGQAWLPTDDGVAKKLPISYVQSDDFAPFVDESSVFAFEPGEGIPGRVLDAAESVWFPDVTAVSEEIYPRTALAAEMGVKAGLGVPVLADGDVAVILEFYMTERREMDDRLVEVVSAATADLGGLVSRRQAEDELDRERQLLGEMMEAAPVGISVLSADGDVQRMNERAAVLHGRPANAEQPDADSRTYYDEEGSLVPFEERPFALVRETGEPLYDWTAQIEHPDGQRKWLSVDAAPIETDDGELDRVVLIEEDLSELGERYRAIMEAINDVIVTIDETSTIRSVNPAVEDVFGYGRGDLIGEPLTRLMPEEYREKHHAAISRYLETGDQTLDWEYLELPGLRADGTEIPLAVSFSEIRYRGERYFTGVLRDISERKAYQRRIEESNERLEQFAYAASHDLQEPLRMVSSYLQLIERRYGDDLDADGQEFLDYAVDGAERMRDMIDGLLEYSRVETRGDPLEPVELDAVLADVRDDLQVKIREHDAEITAESLPRVEGDSDQLRQVFQNLLDNAVEYSGDEPPRVRIEAERSGDEWVLSVSDEGVGIESGDVDRIFEVFQSLHTPEEGGGTGIGLALVKRIVERHGGEIRVDSEPSEGTTFSFTLPAADDGER, encoded by the coding sequence ATGACGAACGGAAACGGTAACGGTCACGGTCCTCGAGCTTCCCCGGGGAGTTCCGATCCGTCGACGCGGGAACGGACGAACGAGGACCGGGACTACCAGTTCCGTGCGTTGGTCGAAGCCGTCGAAGAATACGCCATTTTCCGACTCGATCCGGAGGGGACCGTCGTGAGCTGGAATACCGGTGCCGAACGCATCAAGGGCTATTCTGCCGCCGAAATCGTCGGCCGACATTTCTCCACGTTCTACACTGACGACGATCGAGCGGCTGGCGTCCCCGAGCGGAACCTCGCTGCCGCAGTCGACAACGGATCGGTCGAGGACGAAGGCTGGCGCGTTCGTGCGGACGGCTCCCGGTTCTGGGCGAACGTGACTATCACGGCGATTCGGGGCGACGACGGGGACCTGGAGGGCTTCGCGAAGGTTACCCGCGACATGACCGATCGAAAACGCGCCGAGGAGGAACATCAACTCCACGTGTCGGTGAGTCACTCCCTGGCGGAAGCCGCGTCGCTCGAGGAGGGCCTGTTAGCCGTACTGGAAGAGGTCTGTCAGTGGACCGACTGGGAAGTGGGTCAGGCCTGGCTACCGACCGACGACGGCGTCGCGAAGAAGTTGCCTATTTCGTACGTACAGTCCGACGACTTCGCCCCGTTCGTGGACGAGTCGTCCGTGTTCGCGTTCGAGCCGGGCGAGGGGATTCCGGGTCGCGTCCTCGACGCCGCGGAGTCCGTCTGGTTTCCCGACGTTACCGCAGTGTCCGAAGAGATCTACCCCCGGACGGCGCTGGCCGCCGAGATGGGGGTGAAAGCGGGGCTCGGCGTCCCGGTGCTCGCCGACGGGGACGTAGCCGTAATCTTGGAGTTCTACATGACCGAGCGACGGGAGATGGACGACCGGCTGGTGGAAGTCGTTTCCGCCGCCACCGCCGATCTCGGCGGCCTGGTATCGCGACGCCAGGCCGAGGACGAACTCGACCGAGAGCGCCAACTGCTCGGAGAAATGATGGAGGCCGCGCCCGTCGGCATTTCCGTTCTGTCCGCGGACGGGGACGTCCAGCGGATGAACGAGCGAGCGGCGGTCCTCCACGGCCGCCCCGCGAACGCGGAGCAACCCGACGCCGATAGCAGAACGTACTACGACGAGGAGGGGTCCCTCGTCCCCTTCGAAGAACGCCCGTTCGCGCTGGTTCGAGAGACGGGCGAGCCGCTCTACGATTGGACGGCACAGATCGAACACCCCGACGGTCAGCGGAAGTGGCTCTCGGTCGACGCTGCCCCGATCGAAACCGACGACGGAGAACTCGATCGAGTCGTGCTCATCGAGGAGGATCTCTCCGAGCTCGGGGAGCGATATCGGGCGATCATGGAGGCGATCAACGACGTGATCGTCACCATCGACGAAACCAGCACCATCAGATCGGTGAATCCGGCGGTCGAAGACGTGTTCGGATACGGTCGGGGCGACCTCATCGGGGAACCGCTGACCCGGCTGATGCCGGAGGAGTATCGCGAAAAGCACCACGCCGCGATCTCGCGGTACCTCGAGACCGGCGATCAAACGCTCGATTGGGAGTACCTCGAACTGCCGGGATTGCGGGCCGACGGGACGGAGATCCCGCTGGCCGTCTCGTTCAGCGAAATCCGGTATCGCGGCGAGCGGTACTTCACCGGCGTTCTCCGCGACATCTCCGAGCGCAAAGCGTACCAGCGACGGATCGAGGAGTCGAACGAACGCTTAGAGCAGTTCGCCTACGCCGCCTCCCACGATCTGCAGGAGCCCCTGCGGATGGTCTCGAGCTACCTCCAACTCATCGAGCGGCGGTACGGCGACGACCTCGACGCGGACGGGCAGGAGTTCCTCGACTACGCGGTCGACGGCGCCGAACGCATGCGCGACATGATCGACGGCCTGCTCGAGTACTCGCGGGTCGAGACGCGGGGCGATCCGCTCGAGCCGGTCGAACTGGACGCCGTGCTCGCGGACGTCCGCGACGACCTGCAGGTGAAAATTCGGGAGCACGACGCCGAGATCACCGCCGAGTCGCTGCCGCGGGTCGAGGGCGATTCGGACCAACTCAGACAGGTGTTCCAGAATTTGCTGGACAACGCCGTAGAATACAGCGGCGACGAGCCGCCGCGAGTGCGTATCGAGGCGGAGCGATCCGGCGACGAGTGGGTGCTCTCGGTGAGCGACGAGGGGGTCGGGATCGAGTCCGGCGACGTCGACAGAATCTTCGAGGTGTTTCAGAGCCTCCACACGCCCGAGGAAGGCGGCGGGACGGGCATCGGGCTGGCGCTGGTCAAGCGCATCGTCGAGCGTCACGGCGGCGAGATTCGGGTCGATTCGGAACCCAGTGAGGGGACGACGTTCTCGTTTACGCTCCCTGCGGCGGATGATGGTGAGCGGTGA